The sequence below is a genomic window from Thioclava nitratireducens.
GAAAGATCGGATCGTCCCATTTGACCGGCATGGTCAGGTCGGACGTGTCCTCGTTATGCGGGGCGAACAGGCCCGTGGCGCGCGCCTTCGCGGTCACGTCGGTGTTCAGACCGATCGCGACATCGGCGGAGGTCTTGTCGCCTTCGAGCAGGATGCGCGGCAACACATCGCCCGCCACGAATTTCAGATCGCAATCGCAGGTCGCCTCGAACCCCTTCTCGATCGCGGGACCGGGGCCCCATTCGCTCGTGAAATAATCAGGCGCATAGACGGTGAGCACGGGCTTGTCCTCGGCCGCCGCCATCGTGGCGATCAGGCTCAGGGCTCCCGCAAGCATCAGGTGGGTTTTCATGCCTCACTCCTTGGGCTTGCCGGGCGGAGTGGGGCCGGACTATCCGGCTACCTTCCCTCCGCCGGTCTTAACCGGTTCAGGTTCAACGGGTTCGCGTGGATCGCATCTCAGCCGGATCATCCGGCACCCCGAGGTTGGGGCGCAACCTATGCGCGCGGGGCTTCGGACGCAAGGGCAAGCAGTCGTAGCCCCCCGACGCCTAGCACGAACGCTCTGGCGAGTTCCCGCCAGTGACGACCCGCGCCGGATTTCAATGGCTTGCAACTGCGCGCAGGCCGACGCAGGCTCAATCCGGAACGGATGTGGGAGGAACCGATGCGCATCACCCTGACGGCGGCCCTTATGGCCGCGACCGCCCTGCCCGCCTTGGCCGACACGATCGAGGCACCGGGCAAGATCACGGCCGTGACGCTCTTTCCGCAGGGCGCGCAGGTGGTGCGGCAGGTGGAGGTGAAGGCGCCCGAGGGCAGCCATGACCTGCTGGTTCCGGGGTTTCCCGAAGGCACCGACATCTCGACGCTGCGGGTGTCGGGTGACGGTGTGCAGATCGGCGCGGTGAGCCTGATCTCAGGGCGCGCGCCGGCGACCAGCGGAACCGAAAGCGCAGCGGTGAAGGCTGCGCGTGACCGGCTAGCCTCTGCAAAGGAAGCCCTTGCGGAAAAGGAAGACGCGGTGGCCGTGATCCGCGCCAAGGCGCAGGCCGCGCGCGACCAGATCACATATCTCAAGAACACCGACTCGCAGGTCACCGCGCCCGAACAGCTGCGCGCGCTGGCGCAGATGGTGGAGGATCAGATTCTCTCGGCCACCGAACGCGCAATCGCCGCCGAAGCGGAAGCGCGCCGCGCGGAAGCCGCGCTCGACCCCGCGAAAGAGGCGGTGAAACAGGCGCGAGCGGCGCTCGATGCGCTGCTGAACCCGGCGAAAGATCGAGAGATGCTCAGCGCGAAGGTGCAGGGCTCGGGCACGCTGACGATCACCTCTTACGTTAACAATGCCGGGTGGCAGCCCTCCTATGATCTGCGGCTCGACCGCGACAAGGGCGCGGTGGATATGGAGCGCTTCGTCTCGGTCCATCAGGCCACCGGCGAGGACTGGCGTAACGTCGACCTGACGCTCTCGACCGCTCGCCCCGGCGGGCGCGCAGAGCCAGGCGAAGTCTATCCGCGCCTCGCGCACATCGGCGACCCGGATGCGCCGCCCGCACCGGTGCCGATGAAGCGCTCCCTCGCGGCATCGGATGGCGCCGCCGCGCCGATGGCGGAAGCAGCGATCAGCGACCGCGCCGATCTTCAGATGCAGGGCGAAACGGTGACCTACCATTACCCGAGCGCGGTCGATCTGCGCGACGGGGTCGACGATCTCCGCCTGAGCCTCGATTCCAAGACCCTCCCGATGGAGGTCTTCGCCGAAGCCGCCCCGCTGACCGATCCGCAGGCCTATCGCGTGGCCGAGGGCAAGAACGGGACCGGCGAGATCCTGTTGCCCGGCCCCGCGAACCTCTATGCCGATGGCGCGCTGGTCGGCCAGTCGCATCTGCCGATGGTGGCGGCAGGGGATGACCTGACGCTGGGCTTCGGGCCGATCGAGGGCATTCGCGTGGACCGCCGCATGCCCGACACGATGGAGGGCGATAGCGGCTTCATTTCCAAGTCGAACGAGCGCCGCGAAGTCGTCGAGATCGAGGTGAAGAACCTGACGGACAAAGGCTGGCCGATGCGGGTGATCGACCGGGTACCCTATTCCGAACAGGAAGACCTGAAAATCACTACCAAGGCGACCCCGCCCGCGAGCGAGACCGATTACGACCATCGCCGCGGCGTGCTCGCATGGCGCTTCGACCTGGGCGCGGACGAGACCAAGACGATCCGCACCGAGACCACGCTGAGTTGGCCCACCGACAAGGTGCTGCGCTAGGTCAGCGTAACGCAAAGGCCTCCGCGCGCGATCAGGCTGCGTTTCGCGGGTTCGCCGCAGCCCGCAGTTTCGCGAGCAACGCTGGCGACAGGCGCAGGAACCCGCGCGCGGGCGGTTCGGCCTTCGCCGCCTCGGGGGGATGTGTCTCTGCACCGCCGGTCTTTTCGGCCGCCTTGGCCGCCTTCTCCTCCGGCACGGCTTGCGCCCCCGCCGCCTGCGCCGCGGCATACTCGGCGGCGGCAGCCTGTGCCGTCACCGTTTCCGCCGCGCCCTGCCCAGACCTCGCGCCGACGATCTTGGTGCGCCCACCATCGTCCCCCGGAAACGGCGCGGCGAAGCGCAGCACCAACTCCGTCAGGCTCGGCCCGATCTCGTCGAGCAGCAACAGGAAGCGGTTCGTCGGCCAGGCATGCAGACCCAGCGCACCCCCGCCCGCAAGCCGCAGCACGAAGCCCGCATCCCGCAGCCGATGTTGCAGATCGAACCAATCGCGCGCCTGATCCAGCGCCGCTTGCACCGCCGCCATTTCCGGCAGCGGCTCTTTCGTGGTGGGGAGGGCGGAGGTTGGCTCCTCCGCCAGCCCCTCCTGCAGGACGCGCCGGATCAGCTCTGCCGGAGGCAGGTCGAACGCGCGCGCCTCCGCCGCAATGCGATCGATCATATCGAGCGGCAGCCGCAGGGAGACGAGACGATGCTGGGAATGCGGTCGGGATGCAGGTGACATGTCGGGTCAAAGCTCGTTGGCGTGGGCGGGGTACCCACAGCCTCGCGCATCAAGCTTAACAGCCCGTGAATGCCAATTGGTTTTCCCCAAGGCGGAGCAATCGACCTCGCGAAGGGGAGCAACGAATTTGCAAAGCCTCAGAGCTTCTCGAACCGATCCGAGCCGGAGACGTATTGCTCGAGCGTACCCTCGCCGATGTCGTGGCGCAGCCCGTGCAGCGTCATCCGATCGGCGTCGAGCGCCTCGCGCACGAAGGGGAAAGTCATCAGGTTCTCGAGGCTGACTTTCACGGCCTCACGCTCGAGCGCCAGCACTTGCTGATCCTCGGGCAGGTCGGTGACGCGCTCGTAACCCGGACGCAGAAGGTTCAGCCAGGTGCCGACGAAAGAGCTTTTCTCCTCCAGTTCCGGCGCATGACCCGAACACATCGCGTGGCAGCCCGCGATGCCGCCGCAATTGCTGTGGCCCAACACGATCAGATGCGCGACCTTCAGGCTGGTCACGGCATATTCGACCGCCGCCGACGTGCCATGGTGATCGCCATCGGGCGTGAATTCCGGCACGAGGTTCGCGATATTGCGGTGGATGAAGAACTCACCCTGATCGGCACCGAACATCGAGGTGACATGCACGCGACTGTCGCAGCAGGCGATGATCATCGAGCGCGGACGCTGCCCTTCGGAGGCGAGACGGCGATACCAGGCGCGGTTCTCGTCATACGCAGTCGCGTGCCATCCCTGATAACGGTTCACAAGGTAGCTCGGCAGCGGCTTCACATGCTCTCTCATCGGTCCCCCGGTGTTTTTGGGTCTGGTGTCTCGCGTCTTATCGCAGCGTCAAATACCGCGATGCAGGCCGGGTTACGAGAGGTTTCTCCGCGTCGCTCAATGAAATCTTGAGACCTGTCGGCCATATTGCCGCCCGGGTGATGGCGAAATCAAAGGGGGGTGTCGTGGTGACACAGGTGTCTCGTTTGCGTTGCAAGGAACGGATGTCGCTGGATACGACGCGGCTATCGGTGCTCTACGTGGAGCTGGGACAGGTCGATGCGGAGCGGGTCATCTGCGCCACGGTCGAGGATCTCGCCGTGCAACTCGCCGCCTTGGAAGAAGCCGCGAAATCGCGCCAACGCGCCAAGATGCGGTGCGCAATCGTCAAGGTGATCGACCTCTCGGAACATGTGGGTCTGGTGTCGATGGTGCGCACCGCGCGCGACCTGTCCGAGTGTATCGCGACCGGCGATGCGGTGGCGCAGGCGGCGGTAATGGCGCGGCTGGGCCGGATCGCGGAACGATCTCTTACCGAGGTCTGGGACATCGGCGGCCTGTCCTCCTGAAGTGCGCGCAATCGGGCCTTGCGGGCAGGCGCCGCGGCGCTAGGCTCTGGGGCGAAGAAACCACCAGAGCCAAGGAGCCGCCCCCATGAGCGCAGACGCACCCGCAGATTTTTCCTTTCTCGCCCCGCGCCCGGCAATGCGCTTCGCCGAAGCCGACGCGCCTGCCCGCGCCCTGATCGCCGTCGCGCCCGAGGATATGGAGCAGGCTCTGGCCGATCTGCCGCCCGCGCAGCGCGCCTTCGTCGAGGCAACGGGGTTCAAGGCGAAGGCCGGCCAGGTCGCACTTCTGCCGGGGGCGGACGGCGCGGAGGCGGCGCTGCTGGGCCTCGGGACCGCGGCGGCACGGGCAAGAGAGCGGTTCTCGCTGGCGCGCGCGGCGTCGACCCTTCCCGAAGGCGCGTGGCGGATCGAGGGCGATTTGCCGGAATCTTTGAGGGCAGAGACGGCGCTCGGCTGGCTGCTCGCAGGTTATCGGTTCGACCGCTACGCCGAAGCCGCAGCGCCGAAAGCGCGGCTGGTTTGCCCGGACGGGATGGATGCTGCGCAGATCGAGGCCGTCGCCGAGGGCGAGGCTTTTACGCGTGACCTGATCAACACCCCCGCCTCCGACATGGGACCGGAGGAACTGGAGGGCGCGGCGCGCCTGCTGGCCGACCGCCACGGCGCTGAGGTCAAGGTCGTGAAGGGCGACGACCTTCTGACGCAGAACTTCCCTATGATCCACGCCGTCGGTCGCGCCTCGCCGCGCACGCCGCGGCTGATCGAGCTGAGTTGGGGCAGCGAAGGGCCGGCGTTGACGCTGGTCGGCAAAGGCGTCTGTTTCGACACCGGGGGGCTGAACCTGAAGCCCGGCGCCTCGATGGGGCTGATGAAGAAGGATATGGGCGGCTCGGCCACCGTACTGGGGCTCGCGCATATGATCATGGCGACCGGCGCGAAGATGCGCCTGCGGGTGCTGGTCCCGGCGGTCGAGAACTCGGTCGGCGGCGACAGTTTCCGCCCCGGCGACATCCTGACCAGCCGCAAGGGGCTGACCGTCGAGATCAACAATACCGATGCCGAGGGACGGCTGGTGCTGGCCGATGCGCTGGCCTATGCCGATGAAACCCCACCCGACCTGATGGTCTGCATGGCAACGTTGACGGGGGCTGCGCGGGTCGCACTTGGGCCGGACATTCACCCGTTCTACACAGATGACGAGGGCGTCGCGCAGGCTTTGGCGAAGGCCTCGGGGGCGGTGGCCGATCCGCTCTGGCGGATGCCGTTCTGGGCGCCCTACGAGGCGAAGATCGAACCCGGCATCGCCGATCTGGATAACGCGCCCTCGGGCGGCATGGCGGGCTCGATCACCGCGGCACTCTTCCTGCGCCGCTTCGTGACCGAGACCAAGCGCTTCGCCCATTTCGACATCTACGGCTGGCAGCCCGCGGCCGCCCCCGCCCGGCCGAAAGGCGGCGTCGGTCAAGGTGCGCGGGCGATCTTCGCGGCTCTGCCCGAGGTGCTGAAATGACCGACCGTCGCCGCCTGCCCTTTTCGGGTGCTTTCGCGTTGGAGGCGCTGCGAGGACAGGTCGAGGCCGAGGGTTTCACCCACGGGATGCCCGCGCGGATCATCGTACCCGTGACCGATCTCTGCCCCGAGCCCGGCAGCCTGCGCGACCGACAGCTTCTTTTCGGAGCCGAGGTGACGGTGATCGATCAGCGCGACGGCTTCGCCTTCGTGCAGGCGGCATGGGACGGCTATTGCGGTTGGATTGCCGCTGACGCCTTCGCCACGCCCGAGCCCGCCACGCATGTCGTCACCGCGCCCGCCACGCATGTCTATCGCGAGGCGGCGATCAAGCGCGGCGAAGTGATGCAGCTCTCGATGGGCGCGCGGCTGGCGGTGACGGGGGAAACCGGCATGTTCGCGGTGACCGCCGAGGGCTTCGTTCCGCGGCAGCATCTGCGCGCGCTCGATCGGCCCGGGGACGATCCCCTCGCGGTGGCCGAGCGACTGCTGGGCACGCCCTATCTCTGGGGCGGCAACAGCCGTGCGGGGATCGACTGTTCGGGGCTGGTGCAGATCGGTTTCGCGCTGTGCGGGCAATCCGTGCCGGGCGACAGCGATCTTCAATGGGCGGAGATGGGCGAGACCGTGCCCGAAGGTGCGCCCCTGCGACGTGGTGACCTGCTGTTCTGGAAAGGCCATGTCGCGCTCGCCTGCGATGGCGAGACGATGATCCATGCCAACGGCCAAACGATGAGCGTGGCCTATGAGAGCATCGAGGCCGCCAAGGCACGTATCGCGGCAGCGCGCGAAGGGCCGTATCTCGGGGTTAAGCGGCTCGCGCGGTAAGGCTTTGTAGCGCGGGGCGACCAGCCCGGGCCGCGCCCGACCCTCCCCCGGGAGGGCGCATTGGCGATGGCCTCGCGGGCACAAGCGACATTCGGGCT
It includes:
- a CDS encoding leucyl aminopeptidase family protein, translating into MSADAPADFSFLAPRPAMRFAEADAPARALIAVAPEDMEQALADLPPAQRAFVEATGFKAKAGQVALLPGADGAEAALLGLGTAAARARERFSLARAASTLPEGAWRIEGDLPESLRAETALGWLLAGYRFDRYAEAAAPKARLVCPDGMDAAQIEAVAEGEAFTRDLINTPASDMGPEELEGAARLLADRHGAEVKVVKGDDLLTQNFPMIHAVGRASPRTPRLIELSWGSEGPALTLVGKGVCFDTGGLNLKPGASMGLMKKDMGGSATVLGLAHMIMATGAKMRLRVLVPAVENSVGGDSFRPGDILTSRKGLTVEINNTDAEGRLVLADALAYADETPPDLMVCMATLTGAARVALGPDIHPFYTDDEGVAQALAKASGAVADPLWRMPFWAPYEAKIEPGIADLDNAPSGGMAGSITAALFLRRFVTETKRFAHFDIYGWQPAAAPARPKGGVGQGARAIFAALPEVLK
- a CDS encoding DUF4139 domain-containing protein; the protein is MRITLTAALMAATALPALADTIEAPGKITAVTLFPQGAQVVRQVEVKAPEGSHDLLVPGFPEGTDISTLRVSGDGVQIGAVSLISGRAPATSGTESAAVKAARDRLASAKEALAEKEDAVAVIRAKAQAARDQITYLKNTDSQVTAPEQLRALAQMVEDQILSATERAIAAEAEARRAEAALDPAKEAVKQARAALDALLNPAKDREMLSAKVQGSGTLTITSYVNNAGWQPSYDLRLDRDKGAVDMERFVSVHQATGEDWRNVDLTLSTARPGGRAEPGEVYPRLAHIGDPDAPPAPVPMKRSLAASDGAAAPMAEAAISDRADLQMQGETVTYHYPSAVDLRDGVDDLRLSLDSKTLPMEVFAEAAPLTDPQAYRVAEGKNGTGEILLPGPANLYADGALVGQSHLPMVAAGDDLTLGFGPIEGIRVDRRMPDTMEGDSGFISKSNERREVVEIEVKNLTDKGWPMRVIDRVPYSEQEDLKITTKATPPASETDYDHRRGVLAWRFDLGADETKTIRTETTLSWPTDKVLR
- a CDS encoding C40 family peptidase — protein: MTDRRRLPFSGAFALEALRGQVEAEGFTHGMPARIIVPVTDLCPEPGSLRDRQLLFGAEVTVIDQRDGFAFVQAAWDGYCGWIAADAFATPEPATHVVTAPATHVYREAAIKRGEVMQLSMGARLAVTGETGMFAVTAEGFVPRQHLRALDRPGDDPLAVAERLLGTPYLWGGNSRAGIDCSGLVQIGFALCGQSVPGDSDLQWAEMGETVPEGAPLRRGDLLFWKGHVALACDGETMIHANGQTMSVAYESIEAAKARIAAAREGPYLGVKRLAR
- a CDS encoding carbonic anhydrase; this translates as MREHVKPLPSYLVNRYQGWHATAYDENRAWYRRLASEGQRPRSMIIACCDSRVHVTSMFGADQGEFFIHRNIANLVPEFTPDGDHHGTSAAVEYAVTSLKVAHLIVLGHSNCGGIAGCHAMCSGHAPELEEKSSFVGTWLNLLRPGYERVTDLPEDQQVLALEREAVKVSLENLMTFPFVREALDADRMTLHGLRHDIGEGTLEQYVSGSDRFEKL